The following are from one region of the Passer domesticus isolate bPasDom1 chromosome 13, bPasDom1.hap1, whole genome shotgun sequence genome:
- the LOC135280187 gene encoding protocadherin beta-15-like, with amino-acid sequence MALARQVLCVCALLSLPLARAEPIRYSVAEEAESGSLVGKLAEDAGLPPAQLSARRARLVSEDGRQHFRLERASGRLLVAGRLDREQLCGQSATCMLPFELLLSSPLQFFRVEVTLEDINDHSPVFPEKRVTFKILETSESGSHFPLEEAQDLDIGSNTVQEYSISPKNEYFSVSYGTGIAGKKYLERVLEKPLDREQQAEMGFSLIAVDGGSPPRSGTTEIDVVVLDVNDNAPKFTQEEYIGKILENMPEGSVVLTVVATDPDAGANGDISYQLSQAVGQSESAFVIDAISGEIKLTKPLDFEAAEHHELRVRATDGGGLSAICKVLVEVVDVNDNAPEVVVSSFSSPLPENTVPGTVVALFTVRDRDSGANGKISCALEDELSFSLRAAYKNYYELVTVSALDREERPQYIVSVTAADAGWPPLSTTQTFTVEISDVNDNAPVFNQSSYTMYVRENSAAAVFVGAVSAADADVGLNGKVSYSLAAEQGAERPWCSCLSVDSEKGHVFVLRPLDYEHLRQTEVTVSASDAGSPPLRANVTVRLVVLDENDNAPLVLYPAQESSPGSSELVPVWAEAGYLVSKVVAVDADSGQNSWLSFQLLRASEPGLFSVGLQSGEVRLRRPVTERDSVKQKLVVLVRDNGKPPLSATAALSALLLKDFSEVRLPHSSPASEDQGGSLTTYLIIALVFVSLLFLVSIAVLVARKVCGRQELKAGPVLYAADTLQSGLADAAAAGTLPRAYCYEISLTTGSGNSEFKFLKPIVPSLPPQHCAVGQGPDEEQDFPSVPVSSEDMAPDTAGALSAGQFNALSFD; translated from the coding sequence atGGCGCTCGCAAGGCAAgtgctttgtgtgtgtgctttgcTGTCGCTGCCGCTCGCTCGCGCCGAGCCCATCCGCTACTCCGTGGCCGAGGAGGCGGAAAGCGGCTCCCTGGTGGGCAAGCTGGCGGAGGATGCGGGGCTGCCGCCGGCGCAGCTCTCGGCTCGCCGCGCCCGCCTGGTGTCGGAGGACGGCCGGCAGCATTTTCGCTTGGAGCGCGCCTCCGGCCGCCTGCTGGTGGCGGGGAGGCTGGACCGGGAGCAGCTGTGCGGCCAGTCCGCCACCTGCATGCTCCCCTtcgagctgctgctctccagccccctgcAGTTCTTTCGCGTCGAGGTGACTCTGGAGGACATCAATGACCATTCACCCGTCTTCCCCGAGAAACGAGTCACATTTAAGATCCTTGAAACAAGCGAATCGGGTTCACATTTCCCTTTGGAGGAGGCTCAAGATCTCGATATTGGCAGCAACACAGTTCAGGAGTACAGCATCTCTCCCAAGAACGAGTACTTTAGTGTCTCCTATGGGACTGGGATTGCTGGCAAGAAGTATCTCGAACGTGTTTTAGAAAAGCCACTAGACAGGGAGCAGCAAGCAGAGATGGGTTTCAGTCTCATTGCTGTGGATGGGGGCTCtcctcccaggagtggcaccaCCGAAATCGATGTTGTCGTTCTAGATGTAAATGACAATGCTCCCAAATTCACACAGGAAGAGTACATAGGAAAGATTCTGGAGAACATGCCAGAAGGCTCTGTGGTTCTGACTGTGGTGGCAACTGATCCGGATGCAGGAGCTAATGGGGACATCTCCTATCAACTCAGCCAGGCAGTGGGGCAGAGTGAGTCAGCATTTGTGATTGATGCCATAAGTGGTGAAATTAAACTCACAAAACCTCTGGACTTTGAGGCAGCAGAGCATCATGAATTGCGTGTGAGGGCCACAGATGGAGGGGGCCTGTCAGCAATCTGCAAAGTGTTGGTGGAGGTGGTGGATGTGAATGACAATGCCCCAGAGGTGGTGGTCAGTTCCTTCAGCAGTCCCCTGCCCGAGAACACAGTGCCCGGCACGGTGGTTGCCCTGTTTACGGTCAGGGACCGGGATTCTGGTGCCAACGGGAAGATCTCCTGTGCCCTGGAGGATGAGCTGTCCTTCTCCCTGCGGGCAGCCTATAAGAATTACTATGAGCTGGTGACAGTGAGCGCGCTGGACCGGGAGGAGAGGCCTCAGTACATCGTGAGTGTGACGGCAGCAGATGCGGGCTGGCCTCCTCTGAGCACCACGCAGACCTTCACCGTGGAGATCTCGGATGTCAACGACAACGCCCCCGTCTTCAACCAGAGCTCCTACACCATGTACGTGCGTGAGAACAGTGCGGCCGCGGTGTTTGTTGGAGCCGTGAGCGCTGCAGATGCTGACGTGGGGCTGAATGGCAAGGTGAGCtattccctggcagcagagcaaggGGCGGAGCGGCCCTGGTGCTCCTGCCTGTCTGTGGACTCGGAGAAGGGGCACGTGTTTGTGCTGCGGCCCCTGGACTACGAGCACTTGAGGCAGACGGAGGTGACGGTCAGTGCCTCTGACGCGGGCTCTCCTCCCCTGCGAGCCAACGTCACCGTCCGCCTGGTCGTGCTGGACGAGAATGACAACGCCCCGCTCGTGCTGTACccagcccaggagagcagcccaggCTCCAGCGAGCTGGTGCCCGTGTGGGCCGAGGCGGGCTACCTGGTCAGCAAAGTGGTGGCCGTGGATGCGGACTCGGGCCAGAACTCCTGGCTCTCGTTCCAACTGCTGAGGGCCAGCGAGCCAGGGCTGTTCTCCGTGGGCCTGCAAAGCGGGGAGGTGCGTCTGAGGAGGCCGGTGACAGAGAGAGACAGCGTGAAGCAGAAGCTGGTTGTGCTGGTGAGAGACAACGGCAAGCCCCCGCTGTCAGCCACGGCAGCTCTGAGCGCTCTCCTGCTCAAGGACTTCTCAGAGGTGCGCCTGCCGCACAGCAGCCCGGCCTCCGAGGACCAGGGCGGCTCCCTGACCACCTATTTGATCATTGCCTTGGTCTTTGTCTCACTGCTCTTCCTCGTCTCCATCGCCGTCTTGGTGGCTCGCAAGGTGtgcgggaggcaggagctgaaggcTGGCCCTGTGCTTTATGCTGCCGACACCTTGCAGAGCGGCCTGGCCGATGCAGCCGCTGCAGGGACCCTGCCCCGCGCCTATTGCTACGAGATCAGCCTGACCACGGGCTCGGGCAACAGCGAGTTCAAATTCCTCAAGCCCATCGTGCCCAGCCTGCCCCCTCAGCACTGCGCCGTGGGCCAGGGCCCGGATGAGGAACAGGatttccccagtgtccctgtcagCAGCGAGGACATGGCCCCCGACACTGCTGGGGCTCTCTCTGCAGGACAGTTCAACGCTCTTTCCTTTGACTAA
- the LOC135280190 gene encoding protocadherin beta-15-like, translating to MALARQVLCVCALLSLPLARAEPIRYSVAEEAESGSLVGKLAEDAGLPPAQLSARRARLVSEDGRQHFRLERASGRLLVAGRLDREQLCGQSATCMLPFELLLSGPLQFFRVEVTLEDINDHSPVFPEERVTFKIPEISELGSHFPLEGAQDLDIGSNTVQEYSIFPENEYFSVSYKTGIAGKKYLELVLEKPLDREQQAEMSFSVIAVDGGSPPRSGTTEIDVVVLDVNDNAPKFTQEEYIGKILENMPEGSVVLTVLATDPDAGVNGDISYQLSQAVGQSDSAFVIDAISGEIKLTKPLDFESAEHHELSVRATDGGGLSAMCKVLVEVVDVNDNAPEVVVSSFSSPLPENTVPGTVVALFTVRDRDSGANGKISCALEDELSFSLRAAYKNYYELVTVSALDREERPQYIVSVTAADAGWPPLSTTQTFTVEISDVNDNAPVFNQSSYTMYVRENSAAAVFVGAVSAADADVGLNGKVSYSLAAEQGAERPWCSCLSVDSEKGHVFVLRPLDYEHLRQTEVTVSASDAGSPPLRANVTVRLVVLDENDNAPLVLYPAQESSPGSSELVPVWAEAGYLVSKVVAVDADSGQNSWLSFQLLRASEPGLFSVGLQSGEVRLRRPVTERDSVKQKLVVLVRDNGKPPLSATAALSALLLKDFSEVRLPHSSPASEDQGGSLTTYLIIALVFVSLLFLVSIAVLVARKVCGRQELKAGPVLYAADTLQSGLADAAAAGTLPRAYCYEISLTTGSGNSEFKFLKPIVPSLPPQHCAVGQGPDEEQDFPSVPVSSEDMAPDTAGALSAGQFNALSFN from the coding sequence atGGCGCTCGCAAGGCAAgtgctttgtgtgtgtgctttgcTGTCGCTGCCGCTCGCTCGCGCCGAGCCCATCCGCTACTCCGTGGCCGAGGAGGCGGAAAGCGGCTCCCTGGTGGGCAAGCTGGCGGAGGATGCGGGGCTGCCGCCGGCGCAGCTCTCGGCTCGCCGCGCCCGCCTGGTGTCGGAGGACGGCCGGCAGCATTTTCGCTTGGAGCGCGCCTCCGGCCGCCTGCTGGTGGCGGGGAGGCTGGACCGGGAGCAGCTGTGCGGCCAGTCCGCCACCTGCATGCTCCCCTTCGAGCTGCTGCTCTCCGGCCCCCTGCAGTTCTTTCGCGTCGAGGTGACTCTGGAGGACATCAATGACCACTCACCCGTCTTCCCCGAGGAACGAGTCACTTTTAAGATCCCTGAAATAAGCGAATTGGGTTCACATTTCCCGCTCGAGGGTGCTCAAGATCTCGATATTGGCagcaacacagtccaggagtaCAGCATCTTTCCCGAGAATGAGTACTTTAGTGTCTCCTATAAGACTGGGATTGCTGGCAAGAAGTATCTCGAACTTGTTTTAGAAAAGCCACTAGACAGGGAGCAGCAAGCAGAGATGAGTTTCAGTGTCATTGCTGTGGATGGAGGCTCTCCTCCCAGGAGTGGGACCACTGAAATCGACGTTGTCGTTCTAGATGTAAATGACAATGCTCCCAAATTCACACAGGAAGAGTACATAGGAAAGATTCTGGAGAACATGCCAGAAGGCTCTGTTGTTCTGACTGTGTTGGCAACTGATCCAGATGCAGGAGTTAATGGGGACATCTCCTATCAACTCAGCCAGGCAGTGGGTCAGAGTGACTCAGCATTTGTGATTGATGCCATAAGTGGTGAAATTAAACTCACAAAACCTCTCGACTTTGAGTCAGCAGAGCATCATGAGCTCAGTGTGAGAGCCACAGATGGAGGGGGCCTGTCAGCAATGTGCAAAGTGTTGGTGGAGGTGGTGGATGTGAATGACAATGCCCCAGAGGTGGTGGTCAGTTCCTTCAGCAGTCCCCTGCCCGAGAACACCGTGCCCGGCACGGTGGTTGCCCTGTTTACGGTCAGGGACCGGGATTCTGGTGCCAACGGGAAGATCTCCTGTGCCCTGGAGGATGAGCTGTCCTTCTCCCTGCGGGCAGCCTATAAGAATTACTATGAGCTGGTGACAGTGAGCGCGCTGGACCGGGAGGAGAGGCCTCAGTACATCGTGAGTGTGACGGCAGCAGATGCGGGCTGGCCTCCTCTGAGCACCACGCAGACCTTCACCGTGGAGATCTCGGATGTCAACGACAACGCCCCCGTCTTCAACCAGAGCTCCTACACCATGTACGTGCGTGAGAACAGTGCGGCCGCAGTGTTTGTTGGAGCCGTGAGCGCTGCAGATGCTGACGTGGGGCTGAATGGCAAGGTGAGCtattccctggcagcagagcaaggGGCGGAGCGGCCCTGGTGCTCCTGCCTGTCTGTGGACTCGGAGAAGGGGCACGTGTTTGTGCTGCGGCCCCTGGACTACGAGCACTTGAGGCAGACGGAGGTGACGGTCAGTGCCTCTGACGCGGGCTCTCCTCCCCTGCGAGCCAACGTCACCGTCCGCCTGGTCGTGCTGGACGAGAATGACAACGCCCCGCTCGTGCTGTACccagcccaggagagcagcccaggCTCCAGCGAGCTGGTGCCCGTGTGGGCCGAGGCGGGCTACCTGGTCAGCAAAGTGGTGGCCGTGGATGCGGACTCGGGCCAGAACTCCTGGCTCTCGTTCCAACTGCTGAGGGCCAGCGAGCCAGGGCTGTTCTCCGTGGGCCTGCAAAGCGGGGAGGTGCGTCTGAGGAGGCCGGTGACAGAGAGAGACAGCGTGAAGCAGAAGCTGGTTGTGCTGGTCAGAGACAACGGCAAGCCCCCGCTGTCAGCCACGGCAGCTCTGAGCGCTCTCCTGCTCAAGGACTTCTCAGAGGTGCGCCTGCCGCACAGCAGCCCGGCCTCCGAGGACCAGGGCGGCTCCCTGACCACCTATTTGATCATTGCCTTGGTCTTTGTCTCACTGCTCTTCCTCGTCTCCATCGCCGTCTTGGTGGCTCGCAAGGTGtgcgggaggcaggagctgaaggcTGGCCCTGTGCTTTATGCTGCCGACACCTTGCAGAGCGGCCTGGCCGATGCAGCCGCTGCAGGGACCCTGCCCCGCGCCTATTGCTACGAGATCAGCCTGACCACGGGCTCGGGCAACAGCGAGTTCAAATTCCTCAAGCCCATCGTGCCCAGCCTGCCCCCTCAGCACTGCGCCGTGGGCCAGGGCCCGGATGAGGAACAGGatttccccagtgtccctgtcagCAGCGAGGACATGGCCCCAGACACTGCTGGGGCTCTCTCTGCAGGACAGTTCAACGCTCTGTCCTTTAACTAG
- the LOC135280192 gene encoding protocadherin beta-15-like — MALARQVLCVCALLSLPLARAEPIRYSVAEEAESGSLVGKLAEDAGLPPAQLSARRARLVSEDGRQHFRLERASGRLLVAGRLDREQLCGQSATCMLPFELLLSSPLQFFRVEVTLEDINDHSPVFPEKRVTFKILETSESGSHFPLEEAQDLDIGSNTVQEYSISPKNEYFSVSYGTGIAGKKYLERVLEKPLDREQQAEMGFSLIAVDGGSPPRSGTTEIDVVVLDVNDNAPKFTQEEYIGKILENMPEGSVVLTVVATDPDAGANGDISYQLSQAVGQSESAFVIDAISGEIKLTKPLDFEAAEHHELRVRATDGGGLSAICKVLVEVVDVNDNAPEVVVSSFSSPLPENTVPGTVVALFTVRDRDSGANGKISCALEDELSFSLRAAYKNYYELVTVSALDREERPQYIVSVTAADAGWPPLSTTQTFTVEISDVNDNAPVFNQSSYTMYVRENSAAAVFVGAVSAADADVGLNGKVSYSLAAEQGAERPWCSCLSVDSEKGHVFVLRPLDYEHLRQTEVTVSASDAGSPPLRANVTVRLVVLDENDNAPLVLYPAQESSPGSSELVPVWAEAGYLVSKVVAVDADSGQNSWLSFQLLRASEPGLFSVGLQSGEVRLRRPVTERDSVKQKLVVLVRDNGKPPLSATAALSALLLKDFSEVRLPHSSPASEDQGGSLTTYLIIALVFVSLLFLVSIAVLVARKVCGRQELKAGPVLYAADTLQSGLADAAAAGTLPRAYCYEISLTTGSGNSEFKFLKPIVPSLPPQHCAVGQGPDEEQDFPGVPVSSEDMAPDTAGTLSAGQFNTLSFN; from the coding sequence atGGCGCTCGCAAGGCAAgtgctttgtgtgtgtgctttgcTGTCGCTGCCGCTCGCTCGCGCCGAGCCCATCCGCTACTCCGTGGCCGAGGAGGCGGAAAGCGGCTCCCTGGTGGGCAAGCTGGCGGAGGATGCGGGGCTGCCGCCGGCGCAGCTCTCGGCTCGCCGCGCCCGCCTGGTGTCGGAGGACGGCCGGCAGCATTTTCGCTTGGAGCGCGCCTCCGGCCGCCTGCTGGTGGCGGGGAGGCTGGACCGGGAGCAGCTGTGCGGCCAGTCCGCCACCTGCATGCTCCCCTtcgagctgctgctctccagccccctgcAGTTCTTTCGCGTCGAGGTGACTCTGGAGGACATCAATGACCATTCACCCGTCTTCCCCGAGAAACGAGTCACATTTAAGATCCTTGAAACAAGCGAATCGGGTTCACATTTCCCTTTGGAGGAGGCTCAAGATCTCGATATTGGCAGCAACACAGTTCAGGAGTACAGCATCTCTCCCAAGAACGAGTACTTTAGTGTCTCCTATGGGACTGGGATTGCTGGCAAGAAGTATCTCGAACGTGTTTTAGAAAAGCCACTAGACAGGGAGCAGCAAGCAGAGATGGGTTTCAGTCTCATTGCTGTGGATGGGGGCTCtcctcccaggagtggcaccaCCGAAATCGATGTTGTCGTTCTAGATGTAAATGACAATGCTCCCAAATTCACACAGGAAGAGTACATAGGAAAGATTCTGGAGAACATGCCAGAAGGCTCTGTGGTTCTGACTGTGGTGGCAACTGATCCGGATGCAGGAGCTAATGGGGACATCTCCTATCAACTCAGCCAGGCAGTGGGGCAGAGTGAGTCAGCATTTGTGATTGATGCCATAAGTGGTGAAATTAAACTCACAAAACCTCTGGACTTTGAGGCAGCAGAGCATCATGAATTGCGTGTGAGGGCCACAGATGGAGGGGGCCTGTCTGCAATCTGCAAAGTGTTGGTGGAGGTGGTGGATGTGAATGACAATGCCCCAGAGGTGGTGGTCAGTTCCTTCAGCAGTCCCCTGCCCGAGAACACAGTGCCCGGCACGGTGGTTGCCCTGTTTACGGTCAGGGACCGGGATTCTGGTGCCAACGGGAAGATCTCCTGTGCCCTGGAGGATGAGCTGTCCTTCTCCCTGCGGGCAGCCTATAAGAATTACTATGAGCTGGTGACAGTGAGCGCGCTGGACCGGGAGGAGAGGCCTCAGTACATCGTGAGTGTGACGGCAGCAGATGCGGGCTGGCCTCCTCTGAGCACCACGCAGACCTTCACCGTGGAGATCTCGGATGTCAACGACAACGCCCCCGTCTTCAACCAGAGCTCCTACACCATGTACGTGCGTGAGAACAGTGCGGCCGCGGTGTTTGTTGGAGCCGTGAGCGCTGCAGATGCTGACGTGGGGCTGAATGGCAAGGTGAGCtattccctggcagcagagcaaggGGCGGAGCGGCCCTGGTGCTCCTGCCTGTCTGTGGACTCGGAGAAGGGGCACGTGTTTGTGCTGCGGCCCCTGGACTACGAGCACTTGAGGCAGACGGAGGTGACGGTCAGTGCCTCTGACGCGGGCTCTCCTCCCCTGCGAGCCAACGTCACCGTCCGCCTGGTCGTGCTGGACGAGAATGACAACGCCCCGCTCGTGCTGTACccagcccaggagagcagcccaggCTCCAGCGAGCTGGTGCCCGTGTGGGCCGAGGCGGGCTACCTGGTCAGCAAAGTGGTGGCCGTGGATGCGGACTCGGGCCAGAACTCCTGGCTCTCGTTCCAACTGCTGAGGGCCAGCGAGCCAGGGCTGTTCTCCGTGGGCCTGCAAAGCGGGGAGGTGCGTCTGAGGAGGCCGGTGACAGAGAGAGACAGCGTGAAGCAGAAGCTGGTTGTGCTGGTGAGAGACAACGGCAAGCCCCCGCTGTCAGCCACGGCAGCTCTGAGCGCTCTCCTGCTCAAGGACTTCTCAGAGGTGCGCCTGCCGCACAGCAGCCCGGCCTCCGAGGACCAGGGCGGCTCCCTGACCACCTATTTGATCATTGCCTTGGTCTTTGTCTCACTGCTCTTCCTCGTCTCCATCGCCGTCTTGGTGGCTCGCAAGGTGtgcgggaggcaggagctgaaggcTGGCCCTGTGCTTTATGCTGCCGACACCTTGCAGAGCGGCCTGGCCGATGCAGCCGCTGCAGGGACCCTGCCCCGCGCCTATTGCTACGAGATCAGCCTGACCACGGGCTCGGGCAACAGCGAGTTCAAATTCCTCAAGCCCATCGTGCCCAGCCTGCCCCCTCAGCACTGCGCCGTGGGCCAGGGCCCGGATGAGGAACAGGATTTCCCCGGTGTCCCTGTCAGCAGCGAGGACATGGCCCCAGACACTGCTGGGACTCTCTCTGCAGGACAGTTCAACACTCTTTCCTTTAACTAG
- the LOC135280188 gene encoding protocadherin beta-15-like: MALARQVLCVCALLSLPLARAEPIRYSVAEEAESGSLVGKLAEDAGLPPAQLSARRARLVSEDGRQHFRLERASGRLLVAGRLDREQLCGQSATCMLPFELLLSSPLQFFRVEVTLDDINDHSPVFPEDRVRFDIPETSEPGSHFQLEEAQDLDIGSNTVQTYSISPENEYFSVSYGTGIAGKKYLELVLEKPLDREKQEEMGFSLIAVDGGSPPRSGTIEIDIVVLDVNDNTPIFTQEEYVGRVLENMPEGSVVLTVLATDPDAGVNGEISYQLSQAVGQSDSAFVIDSNTGEIRLTKPLDFEEADTHEFRVRARDGGGLSAICKVLVEVVDVNDNAPEVVVSSFSSPLPENTVPGTVVALFTVRDRDSGANGKISCALEDELSFSLRAAYKNYYELVTVSALDREERPQYIVSVTAADAGWPPLSTTQTFTVEISDVNDNAPVFNQSSYTMYVRENSAAAVFVGAVSAADADVGLNGKVSYSLAAEQGAERPWCSCLSVDSEKGHVFVLRPLDYEHLRQTEVTVSASDAGSPPLRANVTVRLVVLDENDNAPLVLYPAQESSPGSSELVPVWAEAGYLVSKVVAVDADSGQNSWLSFQLLRASEPGLFSVGLQSGEVRLRRPVTERDSVKQKLVVLVRDNGKPPLSATAALSALLLKDFSEVRLPHSSPASEDQGGSLTTYLIIALVFVSLLFLVSIAVLVARKVCGRQELKAGPVLYAADTLQSGLADAAAAGTLPRAYCYEISLTTGSGNSEFKFLKPIVPSLPPQHCAVGQGPDEEQDFPSVPVSSEDMAPDTAGALSAGQFNALSFN, encoded by the coding sequence atGGCGCTCGCAAGGCAAgtgctttgtgtgtgtgctttgcTGTCGCTGCCGCTCGCTCGCGCCGAGCCCATCCGCTACTCCGTGGCCGAGGAGGCGGAAAGCGGCTCCCTGGTGGGCAAGCTGGCGGAGGATGCGGGGCTGCCGCCGGCGCAGCTCTCGGCTCGCCGCGCCCGCCTGGTGTCGGAGGACGGCCGGCAGCATTTTCGCTTGGAGCGCGCCTCCGGCCGCCTGCTGGTGGCGGGGAGGCTGGACCGGGAGCAGCTGTGCGGCCAGTCCGCCACCTGCATGCTCCCCTtcgagctgctgctctccagccccctgcAGTTCTTTCGCGTCGAGGTGACTCTGGATGACATCAATGACCATTCCCCCGTCTTCCCCGAGGATCGAGTCAGATTCGACATCCCGGAGACGAGTGAGCCTGGTTCACATTTCCAGCTGGAGGAGGCTCAAGATCTCGATATTGGCAGCAACACAGTTCAGACGTACAGCATCTCTCCCGAGAATGAGTACTTTAGTGTCTCCTATGGGACTGGGATTGCTGGCAAGAAGTATCTTGAACTGGTTTTGGAAAAACCACTAGACAGAGAGAAGCAGGAAGAGATGGGTTTCAGTCTCATTGCTGTAGATGGAGGCTCtcctcccaggagtggcaccaTCGAAATCGACATTGTCGTTCTCGATGTAAATGACAATACCCCTATATTCACACAGGAAGAGTACGTAGGAAGAGTTCTGGAGAACATGCCAGAAGGCTCTGTGGTTCTGACTGTGCTGGCAACTGATCCGGATGCAGGAGTTAATGGGGAAATTTCCTATCAACTCAGCCAGGCAGTGGGTCAGAGTGACTCAGCATTTGTGATTGATTCCAACACTGGTGAAATCAGACTCACAAAACCTCTGGACTTTGAGGAAGCAGACACTCATGAGTTCCGTGTGAGGGCCAGAGATGGTGGTGGCCTGTCAGCAATCTGCAAAGTGTTGGTGGAGGTGGTGGATGTGAATGACAATGCCCCAGAGGTGGTGGTCAGTTCCTTCAGCAGTCCCCTCCCCGAGAACACAGTGCCCGGCACGGTGGTTGCCCTGTTTACGGTCAGGGACCGGGATTCTGGTGCCAACGGGAAGATCTCCTGTGCCCTGGAGGATGAGCTGTCCTTCTCCCTGCGGGCAGCCTATAAGAATTACTATGAGCTGGTGACAGTGAGCGCGCTGGACCGGGAGGAGAGGCCTCAGTACATCGTGAGTGTGACGGCAGCAGATGCGGGCTGGCCTCCTCTGAGCACCACGCAGACCTTCACCGTGGAGATCTCGGATGTCAACGACAACGCCCCCGTCTTCAACCAGAGCTCCTACACCATGTACGTGCGTGAGAACAGTGCGGCCGCGGTGTTTGTTGGAGCCGTGAGCGCTGCAGATGCTGACGTGGGGCTGAATGGCAAGGTGAGCtattccctggcagcagagcaaggGGCGGAGCGGCCCTGGTGCTCCTGCCTGTCTGTGGACTCGGAGAAGGGGCACGTGTTTGTGCTGCGGCCCCTGGACTACGAGCACTTGAGGCAGACGGAGGTGACGGTCAGTGCCTCTGACGCGGGCTCTCCTCCCCTGCGAGCCAACGTCACCGTCCGCCTGGTCGTGCTGGACGAGAATGACAACGCCCCGCTCGTGCTGTACccagcccaggagagcagcccaggCTCCAGCGAGCTGGTGCCCGTGTGGGCCGAGGCGGGCTACCTGGTCAGCAAAGTGGTGGCCGTGGATGCGGACTCGGGCCAGAACTCCTGGCTCTCGTTCCAGCTGCTGAGGGCCAGCGAGCCAGGGCTGTTCTCCGTGGGCCTGCAAAGCGGGGAGGTGCGTCTGAGGAGGCCGGTGACAGAGAGAGACAGCGTGAAGCAGAAGCTGGTTGTGCTGGTGAGAGACAACGGCAAGCCCCCGCTGTCAGCCACGGCAGCTCTGAGCGCTCTCCTGCTCAAGGACTTCTCAGAGGTGCGCCTGCCGCACAGCAGCCCGGCCTCCGAGGACCAGGGCGGCTCCCTGACCACCTATTTGATCATTGCCTTGGTCTTTGTCTCACTGCTCTTCCTCGTCTCCATCGCCGTCTTGGTGGCTCGCAAGGTGtgcgggaggcaggagctgaaggcTGGCCCTGTGCTTTATGCTGCCGACACCTTGCAGAGCGGCCTGGCCGATGCAGCCGCTGCAGGGACCCTGCCCCGCGCCTATTGCTACGAGATCAGCCTGACCACGGGCTCGGGCAACAGCGAGTTCAAATTCCTCAAGCCCATCGTGCCCAGCCTGCCCCCTCAGCACTGCGCCGTGGGCCAGGGCCCGGATGAGGAACAGGatttccccagtgtccctgtcagCAGCGAGGACATGGCCCCCGACACTGCTGGGGCTCTCTCTGCAGGACAGTTCAACGCTCTGTCCTTTAACTAG